GACAGGCCAAGGCGGTGCACAACGCGCTCGTCGCGCTGGGTGTGCGTCACGCGGTGTTGATCGGGCATTCGATGGGCGGCGCGGTCTCGGCCGAGGTGGCCCGGCAGTATCCGGACCTGGTGGAGCGCGTGGTGGTCTCCGATACCCCGGCCGCCGACGACCTGGTCAGCATGCCGTTGCTCGGAAAGATGGTGTGCTGGCCGGTGATCGGTCCGGCGATGGATCTTTTCCGCGGAGTCGACGCGATCAGCGAGGGTTCCCTGCAGACCGGATTCGCCGCGGACTTCCCGGTGCCCGATTATGCGCACCGCTCGTTGGAGCGCCTCACCTACGCCGGCTTGTGCGACTCCGTCGAAGGGCCGCACCCAGTCGTGGAAACGCTTGTCGCACTGCATAAGCCGGTGCTGGTGCTGTGGGGAGACCAGGACGTGCTGACCCCGACGGCGCCCAATGTCGAGCGGTACACCGCGGCCGGGTTGCCGCTCGTGGTGATCAAGGGCGCGGGACACACGCCGATGGTCGAGCAGCCCGAGCAGTTCCTGGCCGCGGTGACGCCATTCGTCAGGATCCCAGTCCCCGCGAGATGACCAGCCGCTGAATCTGGTTGGTGCCCTCGAAGATCTGGGTGATCTTGGCTTCGCGCATGTAGCGCTCGACGCGGAAGTCGCGGGTGTAGCCGACGCCGCCGAACACCTGCACGGCGTCGGTGGTGACCTTCATCGCGGCGTCGGTGGCGATCAGCTTGGCGACGCTGGCCTGGGTCGAGTACGGCAGCCCGAGATCGCGGCGGCGCGCGGCGTCGAGATAGGTGGCCCGCGCGCTCACCACGGCGGCGGCCATGTCGGCCAGCAGGAACCCGAGCCCCTGGTGGTCGGCGATCTTGCGGCCGAACGTGGTGCGTTCGTTGGCATAGCGAACGGCTTCGTCCAGGGCGGCCTGGGCGATACCGACCGCCACGGCGGCGATGCCGAGCCGGCCGGAGTCAAGCGCGGAGAACGCGATCGAAAGGCCTTGTCCCTCTTGCCCGATCAGCCGGTCGGCGTCGAGGCGGGCATTGTCGTAGAACGCCGAGGTGGTGGGCACCGCGTGCAGGCCCATCTTCTCCTCGGGCTTGCCGAAGCTCAGCCCGTCGAGTCCGGCGGGGACCAGGAAGCACGAGATGCCCTTCGAGCCCTCACCGGTCCGGGCGAACAGGGTGTAGAAATCGGCTTTGCCGCCGTGGGTGATCCAGGCCTTGGAGCCGTTGAGGACGTAGGCGTCGCCGTCGCGGGTGGCCTTGCAGCTCAGCGCCGCGGCGTCGGATCCGGCCTGCGGCTCGGACAGGCTGTAGGCGCCGATCTGCTCACCGGAGAGCATGCCCGGCAGCCAGCGCTGCTTCTGCTCTTCGGTGCCGTAGGCCAGCAGGGGGTGCGAGGACAGGCTGTGGACGCTGACCGCGACCCCGACCGCGGCCCACCGCGCTGCGATCTCCTCGAGGACCTGCAGGTAGACTTCGTAGGGCTGGCCTGCGCCACCCCACTGTTCGGGCTGCGGCAGGCTCAGCAGCCCCGCGGCGCCGAGCTGGGCGAACACACCCTCGGGGTAGGTCTCGGCCTTCTCATGCTGGTCGACGATCGGATCGAGCACCTTGTCGGCGATGTCGCGGGTGAGCTCGATGAGTTCGCGCGCCTCATCGGAGGGGAGCAGGCGGTCAACAGGCATACTTGCACATCCTAGTTTTCCTGGCGGCAGGTCATGGGCTGGGGGTTTCTAGCAGCCCCGCGATGTCGGGGTCGAGCTGTTGCAGGGCGACGATGACCGCGACCCGGTAGTCACGTCCGATCTGCGAGCGCACGGTGGTCGTGCGGCCCCGTCGCTCGGGTGGGCGAATTTCTTCGATGCGCGCTTCGAGGGCGACGATGAGTACTTCGAACTCGGTGATGAGCCCGGACAGAATGAGAATCTCCGGATCGAGCACTGCTTCGATCAGGATCGCGGTGCGGGCGATCTGGTCGATGACATCGCTGATGATCTTCTGGGAGTGCGGGTTTCGGGCTGTCTCCTGGGCCACCGCGTCGAGGTCGATCTCCTTGAGCGCCATCCCCTCGGTGTGCGGCGCGACCGATTGCATGGCGTGCAGGGACATACCGGCGTTGACGCAGCCGATGCGCCCGCATGCGCATTTCGCTTGGCTGCCGGCGACGGGCATGTGTCCGATAGCGCCGGCAACACCGCTGGCCCCTGGGTACGGACGTCCCCCGATGATCAGGCCGACGTTGAAGTGCCCACCGCAATTGAGCAGCACGGCCGAACGCACCTCTCTGGCCTGGCCGGCGATGGTCTCGGCCAGTGTCATTGCCTGGGTGGTGTCCTGCACGGCGGTCGGAATTCCGAGCGCGTGTGAGATCGGCTTGCCCAGCTCCACCTCGGACCAACCCAGCGCTTTCGATTCGACGACGAAACCGGTTGTGCTGTCGATGAATCCGGGGAGGCAGACACCGGCGGCGACGACTGAACTGTCCGTGGCTTCCTCGATCATCTGCTTGCCGATCCGAGTGATCGAGCGGATCACCGACGCGGGGGTGCGACCGGTTGTAGGTGTCTCGTCCTCGCGCGAGATGTTGCCGGTTGCGTCGGCCAGGGCGACGCGTGCTCGACGCTCGTCGATCCAGATGCCGAGCACCCGTCTTGCCTGGGGGTTGCAGCCCAGTAGTTTGCGCGGGCGGCCACGGTAGCCCGGTCCTTCGATGCGGGCATCCAGTTCGATGAGGGTCCCGTCCTCGATCAACTCGCCGACTATTGCGGTGATCGAGGGACGGCTCAGCCCGAGCCGATCGGCCAAGTCGGCCCGGGCCAGTGGGCCCTCGGTCCGAAGCAGGTGGACGACGCGTTGGCGATGCAACAGGTGCAACACCTGCTTCTCCTGCCGCGCCGATTCTGACCGTTTCAGCAGAACCTCCTTGACGGTCTCAACAATATGCTGCTATTAAGTTCGTCACAGAAATTAAATAGGCCTAGGGCATCGGAGCCGCGCCATGACTGCTGTCAATCCGCTCATCAATCCGCAGTTCACCTCCCCTCAATCGGGCGCTCCGGCAGGCCCGACCGCAACTCGCCGGATACTTCAAACTACCGGCCGTATCGGTGCCTACAGCGGCATCGTGGTGACGGGATGGCTGGTCGCCGCGCTCGCGTCCGGCTACGGCGTCGCGGCGGCGGACACCACAGGGACGTCCTCGTCGGAGTCGTCCACCTCGAGTCCGGCGAGTACGTCGTCCGGTGACACCACCACCGGTAGCCGGGGCGACAGCTCGGCAGCGAGCAAGGGCGGATCATCGGCCGACGGTCCCGGCAAGGGCTGGGCCAAGAGGTCGCCCAAGCCGAAGCGGGCGGGCAAGACGTCATCGACCAAAGAGCTGGCACCCGGCGTGACGATCAGCAGCAATGGCGGTGTGCGCAATGTACCGACACAAGTGAATGTCGAAGACCCTGCACCACAACAGAAAACTGACAAACCCGCCGGCCTGGTCGAGGCGATCGACACGCAGTTGGATGGGCTGTCGTCAATTCCCGACAAGGTGAGGTCGACGATTGCTCATTTGTCGGACGGTGTCCAGAAGCCGGTATCGCCTCTGCCTGGCCTGCGGTTGCGCGACCTCGCGTCGCCGCGCGCATCGGAGGCGGTGTCCGATACCAAGGCGACTCTCGCCGCGGCGGACTCCGTGAGTATCGGCGCCACCCTTGAGCAGTCGGTCGGGCGGGTGGAGCAGGTCACCAGGAAGCTCACGGACAGGGTCAAAGGGCAGATCGCCGCTCCAGATGTGCTGACAACTGATGAGGCGGTATTCGATTCTGCCGCAGCCGATCTACGGACGGCTGCGAAGGCGACGGTCGCATCGGCCGCCGTGCCGGCAGTCGAGGCCGCGGCTCCCGTCGAAGGGGTACTCGGTGTCCTGAACGGGATCGTCACCACGGCGCTCAATCCGTTCCTCGCGCCGGCTCCGGATTCGCCGGAACCGTTCACGCCAATGATGTGGGCGGCACTGGCGTGGGTGCGCCGCAACGCGTTCAACCAGGCGCCGACACTGCCGTCTGACCCGGTGACCACGGTGCAGACGGGCCAGACGGTGACCGGCAATCTCGGCGCGACGGATGCCGAAGGTGATGAACTGACCTACACGGTGACCGAGCAGCCGAAGTACGGGACGGTGACGATCGATCAGGAGACCGGCGAGTTCACCTACACCCCGAACGACATCGATTACGATGCGGCGCAGATGGATTCGTTCACGGTGTCGGTCACCGATGGCGATAGGATCAACCTGCTGAGTCTGTTCAAGCCGCGCACGGCGCAGAAGGACGTCGACGTGACTGTGCTCAGCCCCGAGGTGGAGCGCGTGATCCTGGACCTGCCCGACAGCATCACCAACCCGACGCGGCCGCGGTTCTCTGAAGACGGTGAGTCGATCTACTTCGGGGGGACACCCGCTGCCGGTGGTCGCGACGAGATCTACCAGATGAACATCGATGGCACCGGGCTGGAGTGCCTTACCTGTGGTGTCACCACGACCGTTACCGACGATCTGCAGAAACCATTGCCTTTCGAAGACGGCTCGGGCCGGGTGCTGATCCGCGTTACGTCGAGTACGGGGTCGTACACGTATGCGGTCCTGGAGGACGGTGTCAACGGACGGGAGTTGGTGCCGCTCACCACGCCGGACAGCCCGACGTACGTCGTCGACAGGCAGCGCGAGATGAAGATCTCGCCGGACGGCACCCACGTGTTGTTCAGTCGGCTCGAGTTGGGCACCAACGGCTACGTCGCGATCGTCCCGGTGGTCGGCAAGCTCGTCCGCACAGAGGCCGGGTATGAGATCGAGGATGCTCGTGTGGTCGCCCCCTATGGCGAGGGCAAGTCTTGGACGCCCGACGGCAAGAGCGTGATCATCATGGGC
Above is a window of Mycolicibacterium boenickei DNA encoding:
- a CDS encoding ROK family transcriptional regulator, whose product is MLHLLHRQRVVHLLRTEGPLARADLADRLGLSRPSITAIVGELIEDGTLIELDARIEGPGYRGRPRKLLGCNPQARRVLGIWIDERRARVALADATGNISREDETPTTGRTPASVIRSITRIGKQMIEEATDSSVVAAGVCLPGFIDSTTGFVVESKALGWSEVELGKPISHALGIPTAVQDTTQAMTLAETIAGQAREVRSAVLLNCGGHFNVGLIIGGRPYPGASGVAGAIGHMPVAGSQAKCACGRIGCVNAGMSLHAMQSVAPHTEGMALKEIDLDAVAQETARNPHSQKIISDVIDQIARTAILIEAVLDPEILILSGLITEFEVLIVALEARIEEIRPPERRGRTTTVRSQIGRDYRVAVIVALQQLDPDIAGLLETPSP
- a CDS encoding Ig-like domain-containing protein, whose translation is MTAVNPLINPQFTSPQSGAPAGPTATRRILQTTGRIGAYSGIVVTGWLVAALASGYGVAAADTTGTSSSESSTSSPASTSSGDTTTGSRGDSSAASKGGSSADGPGKGWAKRSPKPKRAGKTSSTKELAPGVTISSNGGVRNVPTQVNVEDPAPQQKTDKPAGLVEAIDTQLDGLSSIPDKVRSTIAHLSDGVQKPVSPLPGLRLRDLASPRASEAVSDTKATLAAADSVSIGATLEQSVGRVEQVTRKLTDRVKGQIAAPDVLTTDEAVFDSAAADLRTAAKATVASAAVPAVEAAAPVEGVLGVLNGIVTTALNPFLAPAPDSPEPFTPMMWAALAWVRRNAFNQAPTLPSDPVTTVQTGQTVTGNLGATDAEGDELTYTVTEQPKYGTVTIDQETGEFTYTPNDIDYDAAQMDSFTVSVTDGDRINLLSLFKPRTAQKDVDVTVLSPEVERVILDLPDSITNPTRPRFSEDGESIYFGGTPAAGGRDEIYQMNIDGTGLECLTCGVTTTVTDDLQKPLPFEDGSGRVLIRVTSSTGSYTYAVLEDGVNGRELVPLTTPDSPTYVVDRQREMKISPDGTHVLFSRLELGTNGYVAIVPVVGKLVRTEAGYEIEDARVVAPYGEGKSWTPDGKSVIIMGGQYDAGNVDAIKVDLATGNITRETAGLDYEENVFESPNEQWIVTGSTRGLDALTPMSRIQRPAFLPAYIVGPVYNAYASPVNVSNQAWVVAIDDELEREDGLPLIVEGDGYAGQSMPGWNPDGSAVAFWEQSKDDPTDTRLVIANLKYTTSVGPLEGDNSTPEMSSTLPKLSTYVPSAPELPPTGTYAGAGGGTAVVSEAADQTNPGHTIRTVTYTDYVNEDGMILNGTESTDSTANQMYIHYAADITVTGTHTGYLKGDATITNRQTYSGYITSDVDGDVQSILDQDAIEDAQQNA
- a CDS encoding alpha/beta fold hydrolase, translated to MKLRIAVSVLLLAVVALLLNELVVNKEVRKAEPFAGGHVLELDGPDLNVREYGPPGERAVVLLHGYSSSIEWWERVAPQLVRDQRVIAIDLVGHGGSEAPSDASAYQSAGQAKAVHNALVALGVRHAVLIGHSMGGAVSAEVARQYPDLVERVVVSDTPAADDLVSMPLLGKMVCWPVIGPAMDLFRGVDAISEGSLQTGFAADFPVPDYAHRSLERLTYAGLCDSVEGPHPVVETLVALHKPVLVLWGDQDVLTPTAPNVERYTAAGLPLVVIKGAGHTPMVEQPEQFLAAVTPFVRIPVPAR
- a CDS encoding acyl-CoA dehydrogenase family protein, with product MPVDRLLPSDEARELIELTRDIADKVLDPIVDQHEKAETYPEGVFAQLGAAGLLSLPQPEQWGGAGQPYEVYLQVLEEIAARWAAVGVAVSVHSLSSHPLLAYGTEEQKQRWLPGMLSGEQIGAYSLSEPQAGSDAAALSCKATRDGDAYVLNGSKAWITHGGKADFYTLFARTGEGSKGISCFLVPAGLDGLSFGKPEEKMGLHAVPTTSAFYDNARLDADRLIGQEGQGLSIAFSALDSGRLGIAAVAVGIAQAALDEAVRYANERTTFGRKIADHQGLGFLLADMAAAVVSARATYLDAARRRDLGLPYSTQASVAKLIATDAAMKVTTDAVQVFGGVGYTRDFRVERYMREAKITQIFEGTNQIQRLVISRGLGS